From a region of the Acidimicrobiales bacterium genome:
- a CDS encoding NADP-dependent isocitrate dehydrogenase, which translates to MTAKITYTHTDEAPALATRSLLPIIETFAKACGVEVETRDISLAGRILAKFPEVLTDEQRVDDELAYLGELAVRPEANIIKLPNVSASVPQLKAAIEELQGKGYALPDYPDDPSTDAEKDVRARYDKVKGSAVNPVLREGNSDRRAPASVKAYARSHPHSMGAWSSDSKTHVAHMTAGDFRSNEQSVTMAAADTLRIELRRADGGVDVLKPELPVLEGEVVDGTFLSVKALRAFLAEQIADAKAKGVLFSVHLKATMMKVSDPIIFGHVVTVFFADVFDKHAATFERIGVNANDGLAAVLESLEDLPADERAAVEADIAAAIAAGPSLAMVDSDRGITNLHVPSDVIVDASMPAMIRTSGHMWNAAGEEQDTKAVIPDSSYAGLYDETIKFHIANGAFDPTTMGSVPNVGLMAQAAEEYGSHDKTFEIAADGVVAVVNSAGETIMSHEVEAGDIWRMCQAKDAPIRDWVKLAVTRARATGAPAIFWLDETRPHDAQLIAKVRPALEEHDTEGLDLSILSPVEATKVTLQRAKDGQDTISVTGNVLRDYLTDLFPILELGTSAKMLSIVPLMNGGGLFETGAGGSAPKHVQQFVKEDYLRWDSLGEVLALAASLEHLSDTFGNPGAKVLAATLDEATGKILENGKSPARKVGQIDNRGSHAALAVYWAEALAAQTDDPELAAHFAPLAAELAANDEAIQAELIAVQGNPVDLGGYYAPDEAKAVPAMRPSATLNRILAAF; encoded by the coding sequence ATGACCGCGAAGATCACCTACACCCACACCGACGAGGCGCCTGCGCTCGCCACCCGATCGCTGCTGCCCATCATCGAGACCTTCGCCAAGGCCTGCGGGGTCGAGGTGGAGACCCGCGACATCTCCCTCGCCGGGCGCATCCTGGCCAAGTTCCCCGAGGTCCTCACCGACGAGCAGCGGGTCGATGACGAGCTGGCCTACCTCGGTGAGCTGGCGGTCCGCCCCGAGGCCAACATCATCAAACTCCCGAACGTGTCGGCTTCGGTGCCCCAGCTGAAGGCCGCCATCGAGGAGCTCCAGGGCAAGGGCTACGCCCTGCCGGACTACCCCGACGACCCGTCCACCGACGCCGAGAAGGACGTGCGGGCCCGCTACGACAAGGTCAAGGGCTCGGCAGTGAACCCGGTGCTGCGCGAGGGCAACTCCGACCGGCGGGCGCCGGCGTCGGTGAAGGCCTACGCCCGCAGCCACCCGCACTCGATGGGGGCCTGGTCGTCGGACTCCAAGACCCACGTCGCCCACATGACCGCCGGCGACTTCCGCTCGAACGAGCAGTCGGTGACGATGGCCGCGGCCGACACCCTGCGCATCGAGCTGCGCCGCGCCGACGGCGGCGTCGACGTGTTGAAGCCCGAGCTGCCCGTGCTCGAGGGCGAGGTCGTGGACGGCACCTTCCTGTCCGTCAAGGCGCTGCGGGCCTTCCTGGCCGAGCAGATCGCCGACGCCAAGGCCAAGGGCGTGCTCTTCTCGGTGCACCTCAAGGCCACGATGATGAAGGTCTCCGACCCGATCATCTTCGGCCACGTCGTGACCGTGTTCTTCGCCGACGTGTTCGACAAGCACGCCGCCACCTTCGAGCGCATCGGGGTGAACGCCAACGACGGCCTCGCTGCCGTGCTCGAGTCCCTCGAGGATCTGCCGGCGGACGAGCGGGCCGCCGTCGAAGCCGACATCGCCGCCGCCATCGCCGCCGGCCCGAGCCTGGCCATGGTCGACTCCGACCGCGGCATCACCAACCTCCACGTGCCGAGCGACGTCATCGTCGACGCCTCCATGCCCGCCATGATCCGCACCTCGGGCCACATGTGGAACGCGGCTGGCGAGGAGCAGGACACCAAGGCGGTCATTCCCGACTCCAGCTACGCCGGCCTCTACGACGAGACCATCAAGTTCCACATCGCCAACGGCGCGTTCGACCCGACCACCATGGGCTCGGTGCCCAACGTCGGCCTGATGGCCCAGGCCGCCGAGGAGTACGGCTCGCACGACAAGACCTTCGAGATCGCCGCCGACGGTGTCGTGGCGGTCGTGAACTCTGCGGGCGAGACGATCATGAGCCACGAGGTCGAGGCCGGCGACATCTGGCGCATGTGCCAGGCCAAGGACGCCCCCATCCGCGACTGGGTCAAGCTGGCCGTCACCCGCGCTCGGGCCACCGGCGCGCCGGCCATCTTCTGGCTCGACGAGACCCGCCCCCACGACGCCCAACTCATCGCCAAGGTGCGCCCCGCGTTGGAAGAGCACGACACCGAGGGCCTCGACCTCTCCATCCTGAGCCCCGTCGAGGCCACCAAGGTCACCCTCCAGCGGGCCAAGGACGGCCAGGACACCATCTCGGTCACCGGCAACGTGCTGCGCGACTACCTCACCGACCTGTTCCCCATCCTCGAGCTGGGCACCAGCGCCAAGATGCTGTCGATCGTCCCGCTCATGAACGGCGGCGGCCTGTTCGAGACCGGCGCCGGCGGCTCGGCCCCCAAGCACGTGCAGCAGTTCGTCAAGGAGGACTACCTGCGGTGGGACTCGCTGGGTGAGGTCCTCGCCCTGGCGGCGTCGCTCGAGCACCTGTCGGACACCTTCGGCAACCCCGGCGCCAAGGTGCTGGCGGCGACGCTCGACGAGGCCACCGGCAAGATCCTGGAGAACGGCAAGTCCCCGGCGCGCAAGGTCGGCCAGATCGACAACCGGGGCAGCCACGCCGCGCTCGCCGTCTACTGGGCCGAGGCGCTGGCCGCCCAGACCGACGACCCCGAGCTGGCGGCGCACTTCGCCCCCCTGGCGGCGGAGCTGGCCGCCAACGACGAGGCCATCCAGGCCGAGCTCATCGCGGTGCAGGGCAACCCGGTGGACCTCGGCGGCTACTACGCCCCCGACGAGGCCAAGGCCGTCCCCGCCATGCGTCCCAGCGCCACCCTGAACCGCATCCTCGCCGCCTTCTGA